The following are encoded together in the Pseudomonas xantholysinigenes genome:
- a CDS encoding DUF4174 domain-containing protein translates to MLVRSLTLATLLAVVGPLYAADSDAPLAKELGKARPLVVIAPSSADPTLRGLNQALEDPATKAGFAERNLVLYSVANMMGKREDKNLEQQATMALIRELKLGASKGTKVILVGKDGERHILKDDDSGEKLDPQVIFKAVDELPASEKAITAPEPVAVAPEAKPKDSKPAKPAAPPKPLDD, encoded by the coding sequence ATGCTCGTCCGGTCACTGACCCTCGCCACCTTGCTCGCCGTGGTCGGCCCTTTGTACGCCGCCGACAGCGATGCACCATTGGCCAAGGAACTGGGCAAGGCCAGGCCGTTGGTGGTGATCGCGCCCAGTAGCGCCGACCCGACGTTGCGTGGCTTGAACCAGGCCCTGGAGGATCCAGCCACCAAGGCGGGCTTCGCCGAGCGCAACCTGGTGCTGTACAGCGTCGCCAACATGATGGGCAAGCGCGAGGACAAGAACCTCGAGCAGCAGGCCACCATGGCCCTGATTCGCGAGCTCAAGCTGGGCGCGAGCAAGGGTACCAAGGTCATCCTGGTGGGCAAGGATGGCGAGCGGCACATTCTCAAGGACGACGACAGTGGCGAAAAACTTGACCCGCAAGTGATCTTCAAGGCGGTCGATGAGTTGCCGGCCAGCGAAAAAGCCATCACCGCGCCGGAGCCGGTGGCCGTGGCCCCTGAGGCCAAGCCCAAGGACAGCAAACCCGCCAAACCTGCCGCGCCGCCCAAACCGCTGGACGACTGA
- a CDS encoding HvfB family MNIO-type RiPP peptide maturase, whose protein sequence is MNASTPLYTGLGLRRGLLPELLNMDTAALDFLECAPENWIGVGGAFAQGLERLAERFAIACHGLSLSLGGTEPLDVKLLASTRAFLDRHRVRLYSEHLSYCTDDGHLYDLMPIPFTEEAVQHVAARIRQAQDVLGRRIAVENISYYAAPYQAMDELTFIRAVLDEADCDLLLDVNNVFVNACNHRYDAQAFLAGIPRERVVGMHVAGHYDEAEDLKVDTHGAPVKEDVWALFSSACRRFGTLPTVLERDFNYPPLAELLAETARMRALQLAHGGH, encoded by the coding sequence ATGAATGCTTCTACCCCCCTGTACACCGGGCTCGGCTTGCGCCGGGGCCTGCTGCCCGAATTGTTGAACATGGATACCGCGGCGCTGGATTTTCTCGAGTGCGCCCCGGAGAACTGGATTGGCGTCGGTGGTGCCTTTGCCCAAGGCCTGGAACGCCTGGCCGAGCGTTTTGCCATCGCCTGCCATGGGCTGTCGTTGTCCCTGGGCGGCACCGAACCGCTGGACGTCAAGTTGCTCGCCAGTACCCGTGCCTTCCTGGACCGCCACCGGGTACGCCTGTACAGCGAGCACCTGAGTTACTGCACGGATGACGGACACCTGTACGACCTGATGCCCATCCCCTTCACCGAGGAAGCCGTGCAGCATGTGGCCGCGCGTATCCGCCAGGCCCAGGATGTGCTCGGGCGGCGTATCGCCGTGGAGAACATCAGCTATTACGCGGCGCCGTACCAGGCCATGGATGAGCTCACGTTCATTCGCGCCGTGCTTGACGAGGCCGACTGCGACCTGTTGCTGGACGTCAACAACGTATTCGTCAATGCCTGCAACCACCGCTACGACGCACAGGCGTTCCTTGCTGGCATCCCGCGCGAGCGAGTGGTGGGGATGCATGTGGCCGGTCACTATGACGAAGCCGAGGACCTCAAGGTCGACACCCACGGCGCACCGGTCAAGGAGGACGTCTGGGCCCTGTTCTCCAGCGCCTGTCGGCGCTTCGGCACGCTGCCTACGGTGCTCGAGCGTGACTTCAACTATCCGCCCCTGGCCGAGCTGCTGGCCGAGACCGCACGCATGCGTGCGCTGCAACTGGCCCACGGAGGGCACTGA
- a CDS encoding HvfA family oxazolone/thioamide-modified RiPP metallophore, whose translation MKTRNTLGLLGATLIGGMVLGNTAFAVEPLSQGYQLAAAKTPGEGKCGEGKCGASGKASQGEGKCGEGKCGASAKAGAEGKCGEGKCGDASFARTDTNHDGKVSREEFLAVAKDRAGDFDKIDRNHDGFISEQEAYEHLAAIFKANGKAMPDGLFSHLTSKS comes from the coding sequence ATGAAAACGCGCAATACGCTCGGCCTGCTCGGCGCCACCCTGATCGGTGGCATGGTCCTGGGTAACACGGCCTTTGCCGTGGAACCACTCTCCCAGGGCTATCAGCTGGCCGCCGCCAAGACCCCCGGCGAAGGCAAATGTGGTGAAGGTAAATGTGGCGCCAGCGGCAAGGCCAGCCAAGGTGAAGGCAAATGCGGCGAGGGCAAGTGTGGCGCCAGCGCCAAGGCCGGCGCCGAGGGTAAGTGCGGTGAAGGCAAATGCGGCGATGCCTCGTTCGCCCGCACCGACACCAATCACGACGGCAAGGTATCGCGCGAGGAATTCCTTGCCGTGGCCAAGGACCGCGCCGGTGACTTCGACAAGATCGACCGCAACCACGATGGCTTCATCTCCGAGCAAGAGGCCTACGAGCATTTGGCCGCGATCTTCAAGGCCAATGGCAAGGCCATGCCTGATGGGCTGTTCAGCCACCTGACCAGCAAATCCTGA